Within candidate division TA06 bacterium, the genomic segment GGCGGCACAGAATGCTCTAAGCCACTTCCGGGGTATCTACATTGCCCTTAGTCTGAGATCGGCCCCAAAAAGCTCTTGACAGCAAGGACAGAGTCTTTCATCCTTAATAGGCTGGATGGGTTTCGTGGTTTCCACACTGGGGGCGAGCAATGAACAGAGCAAGGTTAGCACTGGCAGCAGGCATCAGCACCGTTCTGGTGTTTCTGTCCCTCCCTGGTGTTTCCGTGGCCAAATGGGGAAAAGATTACAGAAAACAGACGTTTTCTATCAGGCTGATCTGGAAGACGTCGGGTGAGGAGAAACTGTTCACTGAGGACGAAGGATTTCCGCCTCGAAATGTCAAGGAAGAGCTGGAAAGGAATGATGCTCCTGAAGAAGAGAAGGAGTGGCTCCTAAATGCCCTGCGGATCATCGCGGTCATGAGAGAGAAAGTGCTCTATACCAATGAGGGTGAAGCAATAGAGTTGCCCAAAGATGGACGGCTGAAATGGCGTATTACAATCTCAAAAAACCTCAAATACTTCATGCTCTGCCCATTGAGATGGCACGCGGAAGCCAGACAGAGGACGAAAGATCTGGGAAGACTTAAACCATCTGATACCGGGTTCGACTTTTTTGGTGCTGAGTTGGTCGAGCGCGCCAAGCGAAGTTGGGAAGAATATCAGCGTGAGGAGAAGGAGAGTGCTTTTATTCTCATGGACTGGAAGGGGAAGGAACTCTGGAGGCTGTTCAGTATGCCCGGGCGCTCCTATATCTCGGACGATGCCAAGACTATAGTTGCCACTCATGATGGCTGGAGGTTCGGCGGTGTTTCATACTATGACTTCTACGATGACAAAAGAGAGAAGGTTCGGGCATGGTTTCCCTATGGCAACGATGGTACAGCCGATCTCTCGGCAGATGGACGCCACCTCGTAGTCAGTGGGGGTATGTTTACGGGAGGCGATTCCAGCACCTTGGCCCGGTACAATAGCAGAGGAAAAGAACTCTGGACACGCAAGGTCAAAGGGAAGCATACCAGAAATGTATGCGTTTCAAATGATGGATCGCTTACCAGCGCCCCAGTCCGTGATAGGAGCTATCTTCTTGACAGAAAGGGAAATGTGATAGGACACCTTGATATTCCCAGAGTTGCTTATCAGGCGTTCTCAACGGACGCAGAGTATATGCTGGTTTTGAACAGCAAGGGGCTTCACTTTGCCACGACCCGTCCACTCGACATTTTGTGGAGTTATCGACCGGATCATGATGTACACTATCTAGGGGCGGCTGCGATCTTGTCGAATAAGGAACTTATGGCTGGCACCGTAATCACCAGTTCACCCCCACATAAACTCGACTTGTGTATTTTTGGCAACGGCCGAATTTTAGACACGATACTGACCTTGGAAGGCAAGGACGCTTCCCTTTTGTCATCTCCGAATGGACGTTTCCTTGTTGTGAACAGCGGGACACTCTGCGCTGTCTATGATGTCCGATAGCTGCAGAAAAGAAGTGAAACGGAATAGGGAGAGGAGATAGGTATGATAGACACACACATAATCCACGAGCTGCCAGTACTGTATAGAGCAACAGGGACAGAAAATCTGCACTACCCTCTTTTTCCTCTGTTTCTCCTGCTCATCCTAGGGCTAGCGATTGAGCGCCTGGTTGCTTTCATCAGGATTTCACGTTCGATAAGGAGAGAATCGGCCGCCAAAGAAAAGAGTGAAAGCAAGATGTATCACTGGCGGCTGAGGCTCGAGAGCTTGCTAAGTAAGCATCTGCTCTGGTTCGTAGTCATCGCACTATTCTGCCTTCTCCGAATATGGCTAAGGCTGTTCTATGGGGTGTATGAGATAGGCTATGTCTACGGGCTTATGGGTGGTGAAGTGGATTTCTTATTACTCTCAATTGGTCTCAGGGAGGTCGGCGCTGATTTGGTATTCATTACTTTACAGTTCTTCGTGAGTATGCTTTGCTTCCTAGTCTTCCATTTGTGGAAAGGGCGACTGATTTCTCGTTATTGGCTGAGATCAATGGAGACATCTGGGATAGAACCTTGAGATTTGAATTTTGGACCTGAGGGCGGAGCCCGTCGAAGCTCAGCAGAGTTGAGCGAAGACAGGTCAAACCTCAGAAAGCAAGTTTTTACCAATACATCAGGCTTCAGAAGGATAAAAAACTCTAGCCGAACTATCTGAGTCGCAGACATCAGCCACAGGAGGAGGTCATTCATGCCCACAGACCTGTTTGAAAAGGCCCCCTTGGAGATTGAGGATCTCTTTCTTTTGGAAGCATTTCAGATTGGCTATTTGCCGGGCTGGATCCCAGAACGTGAGTTTGCAGAGGTGCTCTTTGCACATCCATCGATCGAAAGATTCCTGCGCAAAAAGTGCCCACAGGTTGAGACATTTGTTGATCGTCTGAAGCGTGAATTTAGGGCTAGCGTCGATTCACACGAGCTGAAGAATTTCGAGAAAAGAGTGCTCGCCGCAATCTCTGATCTGCTCGTTTACAATCTGTATCCCGAGATTTATGACTCTGCGGAGTTCCACGCATGGGATTTTGGCGAAGTGACCTCAATCGCCAGACTTGATGGTAAGGTCGTACTAGACTGTGGGGCTGGCACTGGACGAGTAGCTCTGGAGGCAGCCAAATCCGCCCATCGGGTGTTTGCCATAGAGCCTGTCGCAAGGCTCAGGGAGTTCATCCGCGAAAAGGCGGCGAGACTCGAACTCTCGAACCTATTCGTGGTTGACGGCTTCTTACATTCGATTCCCTTCCCGGATGGGTTTGCCGACGTACTCATCACGTCGCACGCCTTGGGTTGGCGACTTCAAGAGGAGCTAAAGGAATTCGAGCGAGTTGTAGGACAAGGTGGCTACATTATTCATTGCCCAGGTACGGCTGACAAACAAAGCGAAGACGATACGCACACTGTGCTTGTGTCTCCGGAATGGGGATATAGGTTGTCGAAGTACGAAGAATCAGATGGTTGGAAAAGGAAGTACTGGAAACGACTAGAGTGAGTTATGTGGGGGCGGGGTCAAACCTCAAAAGGTAAATCTTTGCTAGCGCATCAAGCTTTAAAAGTGCATGCGAGTCCCATCCCTTGTAGACTGCAGCTCAATTTCTACGCTTCGCGCTTCGCGGATGTCGTCACCAGCCATCCGCGCCCAGCCCAGCTGATATAGACTTGACAGATGGGCTGGCCACAAACTGGGCGACAATCTTGACCGCTTGGTTTTCCTTAAAGAAACCTACACCGGCCCGTTCAGACAACTTGAAACTGGCTGTGGCAGTGTGTGTCCCACCTAGAACGGAAGCATACCGGTATTCTACCTGCAGTTTGGGACATCCTTCTATGTTCCAAGGATTGTCAATATCTTGCCACAACCTGGCATTTACGCCAATATGAATGTTTTCGTCCCATTCTTGGTGGCCTACTTCCCTACGAACTTCACCAGTCTGTTTGTCCCGTAGTTCCAGTCGTCCAACCAGAGTTGTCCAGGTATAGCCGAGTCGTGGTCTCACCTCGAGTCCTGGTGCCACAACAAATGAGTAACTGAGCCCAATCCCTTTCGGAGAGTGACCGCCCCGTGTTATGACTTGGTCTGCAGTTGGCGTACTCAGATTCTTCCCAAAATAGGGGCTCAGCCAATTGACAGATACCCATCCATACCCCGAAATCCGATTCCACTGTATTTCGCCGAATCCCGACATAGCCACCAACGGATACCCGTCAAAACCTCTCCATTCTTTCCCTTCAGTGTCACGAATCTTGAATGACGTGAATACACCAATCTGCGTAGCCAGCCCAGTACGTAGCGATATTGCCCCCCAGGAGACAGCCTGAGCACCGTGGACCAGCAGACCCTCCACAATAAACCAGATTAGTAACCCTGTGACAATCTTCCGACTGATCATAGTCGATTTCCCAAGAATTACGTACAGTATGTCACTACTCAGTTATGAAAATATGCCTTGGCCAGGTATTATCTCGCTTCCCGAATAGGCGCGCCACCATTATAGTGCATGAAAGCATTATGGGTCAAACGCTGAAATCTGAATCTTTGCCAGCACATCAAGCTTCAAAAGTCCATGCCTGCCCCCGGCGGTTTTCTACGTTCACTGTCTCAGTCCCCTTTCGGAGAACATATTCATAGGCTTTGGGTTCGCCTTTCCTTCAACTCCTTAATAACTAGACCGCCTAACCTGGCATCTTCAAGAGCTCGGTGACGCCTGGTTTCATCAAATGGTATGTTCAGCAGTCTACTACACCTCCCAATACCTCCCTTTGTGAAAGCCTGATTCATCAAAGCAAACTCCCACCTTGCGATGGCCTTGATATCAAAGTATCTTGAATCAAAGGGATACTCCCTGTTCAGAAAGGAATAGGCTTCTTTCAGATAGGGGATATCAAAATAGGCTCCCCAGGCAGACAGACAAACCTTTCTTTCGCTTTCGACACCTGCTTCTCGGAGGATCCACAACTGAAAAGTATCAAGTACATCAACAAGTGTTGGAGCTCTATACAAATCCTCTTTTGGTATTCCATGAACTTTCATCGCTCTTGAATCGAAGTTCTCTCTGTACGGGAATATGAGAGATTCAAATTCTCCCTTGATCTCCAGAGTGCATCTGTCAAGAAGAACTGCACCAATCTCGCAGATAGAATAAAGCCTGCTGTCTGTGCCAGTGCATTCCAGATCTATATTGACAATGTCTTTCCCGAAATTCATGCCGACTCCCTCCTGTCTTTCACTCATCTGTGAGAATTATATGTCTATACGATTAATTCCACAACACCAATGATTCTTCTTTCTGCTGCCAGAGTTCATGGTGAGTGGAGTCCTGGTGGGCGAGCTAGCTCGGGATGAAAAACAGCTCACGCCACCAAGCGACTCGGTGCGTTTTTCTGAATTTCATGTTTTGGTGTCCGCAGTCTTGCATCTTAGAACTTGCATCTTGAGGTAGTCTTACAGTGTATGGTGTACTCCCTATGTGGCTTGTCACTTTGATCATTTTGACGTTTTGACAATTGTCAAAGTATCGAAATGTTGCTATTTTCTTTTGATCTCAAGCTTCGCCGCGCAACGTTCGGCCACGGCGAGCAATGCGGGTACCATTGTGGCCTTCAAACGATAAATGACGTTTCTCTTGCTGGTATCGTAGCGCACCACGTCTATTGCCCGGAGGATATGAAGGTGATGAGACACTGTAGCTATCGTGCGATCCACGTGTGCTGCTATTTGGGAGACAGTCTTGGGTCCACCCTCCAGGAACTTTACGATCTGATACCTGATTGGAGCCCCCAGTTCTCTCATCAACCTTGACGCGCGATACTCCTTCTCTTTCATCCTAGCCCTCCTTCCTTATCTTATGATATCACATTTAGACGTTTTGACAATTGTCAAAGTGTCTAATGGTCAGATTTGGGGGATAGGCATGTAGGGGTGGGAGGGAGGTTGCAAGAGGACGGTTTTCCCCAGGTGAGAACCAAAGGACAACGTCCCCAAATGCGTATATGCCTCGGGCCACACTTGGACGAGTTTGGCTGCGCCATTGACTCTCAACCTAATGAATGATAGAGTGTAGCACGGAAATCCAGAAGGATGGTGAAGGACATGGGGCTCTGATTCGCGTAAAAAGTGAGGCTTTGATGAGAAGGGCTATGCTGGTGGTTTGGGCCATCGCACTCTGTGTGCTGAGTTTCTTTGCTTGCAATTCATACGGGCAAATAGCGAAGATCGGACCGGACAAGCCAAGGTGGGGAGAACTATTGACTGTGACCTACGACCCCAGTGCGCCCGGTGCCAAGTTCTCGGCTGCTGACAAAGTGTACATAATAGGGTGGCTATACTTCTCAGACCGGATAGAAACGGTTTGGGGGGAGATGAGCGGATTCCGGCACCTTCTAATGCACAAGCTGTCTATTAAGGATGGGGTGTCTTTTGTGACATTCTACTTCATAACCATGGACGATTGGGACCTCAGGGCAATGGTCTCAGAAATGATCTATCGACCTGACGGCGTGCCAGGCAGAGGCGCATACGAACAAATGATGTCTTCAAGAGATCACGACTACAGAGAGATGTTTGCCAAGGAGATGGCCCTCTACCCTAGGAATTACGCCGCGTACAGGACAAAATGGTTCATTGAAGCATCACAATACGATAAGGACTCACTGGCTCTAATCATCGCGCAGGATATAGATAAGCTTTCGGACACAGTTGAGGGTGAACCAGTGGGTTATCTCTACTCATTGTCCTATGGGTATCTGCTTCTCAAGCAAGAAGCAAAGAGCAGAGAGACTCTTGCGAAGATGTTAAAAGGGTATCCATCCTCCCGGCTGACTGCGCATGCCCTGGGCGACTACCAGTACCAAGCGTTTGCACAGAATATCGGTGGTGAGGGGCCGGAAGTGGTCAAGGGATGGATATGGGAGACGATCCAGCGTTACTCCAACACCAAATTTGCACGGGATAAGTCTTCATCGCTCTGCTGGCAGAAGGATTTCCCTTTGAAGACCATGGAAGCGATCTGCAGGGAATGGATAGAGGATGAACCTGAAAATCCAAGGCCTTACTACAATCTTGCTCAGGCCTACAAGGTCCATGGCGAGAAGGTAGAAGAGGCTTCATCGCTCATTGAGAAGGCCGTCGAGCTTACCCACAAAGGCAAACTCAGATTGTATGAGGACATTTCAGGCAGTGGCACCGAATTCCTGCTTCCAAGCGGCTACTTGGTCATGGCTGAGCTCTGCCTGATGCAACGAAATTACACAGGCGCACTGTCTGCGGTGAAAGCTGCCCAGGCCCTGGAAAAAGAGACGAGACCTGAGTCGTATCTGGTTGAGGCCCAGATCTGGCGAGGATTATCGAAACCGTCCCGCACGGAATCGGCACATGTAGAAGCTTGGCGTAGGGGATCGCAAGAAGCAAAGGATTCATTGGAGGTTCTCTACAAAAGAAAACATGGCAGCATGGAGGGATTTGACGAGTACATAAGGACGGGTTCTACGGCTGGACAGGAAGAGAAACCCTCTGCGCCATCCTTTCAAGTTACTTCACTGGACGGAAAACGGTTCGACCTTGAGTCTTTACGGGGCAAGGTGGTTGTACTCAATTTCTGGTACCTAGGATGTGCGCCATGCAGGATGGAGATCCCCAGCCTCAACAAACTGGTGAAAGCTTTCCGGGAAAAGGCAGTGGTGTTTATTGCCATTGGATTAGACGATGATGAGGCGATGAGGCAATTTCTGAAAGAAACGGAGTTTGCATACGATGTTGTCTCCAAAGGTGGGAGGGTGGTTAGTCACTTTGGCGTTCGCGGGTTCCCGACACATATCATCATTGATCAAGACGGACTGATAGATACAAGGCTGACAGGGGGAAGCAAGGAAATCGACAAGAATTTGGCCCCGCTGATTGAACGCCTACTTGGGATCTAACAGGTTGCTGACTTGGAGCGAAACATCAGAAAGTAAATCTTTGCCAGCGCATCAAGCTTCAAATGTCCAAGAGTTCGTGCCTTGCCCCGGTGGTTTTGCGAGAACTAGGGTATCCAGAGATTGCCAGATGGAACGATCTTTGTGTGGATGTCAAAGGCCTGACCTCGAAAGAGCCTCGGAGGGGTTTCTCAGATGCTGTCCGTGAGAGTCTTCTGCAGTCCGAGTAGCTCAGTAATCATCAGCTTCCTGTTTGACTCTAGTGCCAGGTCCAGAGCTTCTTCGTAAAAGCAAAGAGCCCTGTCTCTTCCATTGAGACGTAGGTAAACCTTGGCCCCCTGTACGAGAGCTTGATTTAGGTGTCGTTTGTCAGCAAGTCCTTCCGCTTTTCTTGGCCCTTTTCGTGCCTCCTCGATGGCTCGGTCTACATGTAGTCTGGCCTCCTCACAATTCTCCATAGTAAGGGCAACTTCGCTCAGTTCCACCAAAACATCTACGACAAAACCTTCCTGTACATTCTTCTGGTATAGGTTCAATGATTCCGTCAGAGTCTGCCTCGCTTCATCCAACTTGCCAAGGCCGAGCAGATTCTTTCCCAAGATCAATAAGCTGAAAGGGATCCCGTACGTTTGTCTCAGATTCCTGAATCTCTGAACCTGTTCTGTCAATACCGGATTGGTCTTCTGCGAAACCCCTAGCATGTCCTGCCCCTTTGCCAACCGACACAATATCCAGGGCTCCAGGTTTTCTGGGATCTTCCCGGCAAGTTTCTTTGTAATTTCAAGTGCTTGCTCCTCCAGGGCAATATATCTCTCGATATCACCCAGCATCAGATAGGGATTTGCAAGATAGTACGAAATACGGTTAGCTCTGTCCGAGTCAGGAATTTCTAGACCCAAGCCTTCAGCAGCAAGCTCAATGGCCCTGCCGTACTGACCCATATGATAGTGAACATTCGATTTCCATGTTAGAAATTCCGATATTCCGCCTACATCACTTGCCTTCAGACTCCGCGAGAGTCCAATATCGAAGACGCGCAGGGCGTCTTCCCAGAGCCCCAAAGCCCTGTACGAACCGCCCAACTTTGCAATACACTTCTTTGCTGAAGCGAAATGTTCTTCTCGCGACAATGCCTCAAATCTATCTTTGTTGGTTTCTAGTCGTTTCTCTAACGGCGTCATCGGTAGCAGCCAACCTCAAAAGGTAAATCTTTGCCATTACATCGAGCTTCAAAAGTGCAAAAGTGCATGCCTGCCTCCGGTGGTCATTCAGATGCAGTCCTTACTAGAACTATTGCCTCGAGCTGCGTCTTGTCGATCTCGTCGCCAGATAGGCTACTGCAGATATGACAGCTACCCCGGAGAGCCAGAGAATCAGGAAGTTGATTCCAGTAAGTTCGAATGCTTTCCAAATCCATGCGCCAACGAGACCCACAGGCACGACACACACTCCAATTATTAAGTAGGGCAAGAACTTTTTCACCTCCAACCTCCTGTTGTTCGAATGTCGATCCGCTCCATCATAGCTTGGATCTCGCCTCTTGGGATGAGTTATGCCACGCTGGACGAGCCCTAGACGCCAGACCAACTGAATAATATCAGTTCTCCACATATGCATCAAGGAGGATTTGAGGTCAAGGAAAGATCGAGAGTTCGGGGACGGTGCCCTGCGAGTTCGCGAAGGATTTGCAGCATGACTTTCTGACATTTTCACTGGCCGTCAACTCCCGGCTGCCAGCTAAGACTCTGTAGGGGCAGGGTTTCCCTGCCCAGCGGGATGGGTGCGGAGACCGCGCCCCTACGACTACTCGAACAACCACGCCGCGTTTTTTCGGATGGGAACAGCTGACAGCTAGTCAGACTTCTCACCAAAGATCTTCGAAGCTTCCAACGACTTCTTGAAATCGAAGGATTTCATGTTTCTTTCGGTGTGGTAGAGGAGGTGGGCTCGGAGAATGTCTGAAATCTCTTCTGCCTGTTTTGCGGAAGGTTTCTGGCAGTCACTGTTCAGAGATCCTTTTGACAGTCTGTCCATCAGATCGAGTGAGTCGTGACTTACTTTCCATAAGCCTCCCTCTCCGAGTGAACATTGAGGGCATACGGTGCCGCCCACTGAGGGGTTAAACCCCATTTTCTCTTGCTTCTTCCCGCACTTTATACACCGATCAAAAACAGGGGCATAGCCCAGCATTCCTGCCGCACGGATGAGAAATGTCCATAACACAAGGTCAAGCAAAGTCCGTGGGAAGTCTTCGACAGTATCGAGCATTGAATCTGCAAGTGCATACAGCCTGATATTTGGAGACTCTTCGGGATTTGCGACCTCGAGAAAGTCGATGATGACATACGCTGTGCTGATTCTTTCAAGGTCTTTTCTGAGAGCAGCATGCTCTTTCACAATGTCAGCCTCGGAAATGTTGTACAGTTCCTTTTGCTCTCTCTTGTAGAAGACTATGTTTGACACAGTGAAGGGTTCCAGGGAGGAGCCAAACCTGGATTTCGGCCTCCTTATGCCCTTGGCGATCACTTTCACCTTTCCAAATTTCTTCGTATAGAGAGACACTATCCTGCTCGTCTCTCTGTATCTCATTCCTTTGAGGGCTATCGCATCGGTCTTACATATGTTAGCCATGGGACTTACTTGAGATATCTGAGGAACACTGTGGCAAGCCCAAGGATTGAGAAGAATCCAACAGCGTCTGTGATAGTGGTCACAAAGACTCCAGAGGCCAGAGCCGGGTCGAGTTTCATCCTTCGCAGCGTTACCGGGATCATCACTCCCACAAGGCTACCCACGAAAAGATTGATAACCAAAGAAAGACCTATTACCAGGCCCAGAACTATGTTCCCGTCCCAGAGAAAGGCTACCGCCGCGGTGACAAAACCGACAGCAAGTCCTTTAAGGACTCCGACTGCTGCCTCTTTCAGAACGAAACTCCAGGTGTTCCTTAAGGTGAGTTCACCCAGAGCCAATCCCCTGATGGTTACTGCGAGGGTTTGTGTGCCCGCATTGCCTCCCATGTTTGCGACTACCGGCATGAAAACAACGATCGTAACTACAGCAGATATGGTCTTGGTAAAGAGCCCCACGATGCCTGCAGCCAGGATTGCAGTTACTAGATTAATATAGAGCCATGGAAGCCTCTTGGCCACAGAACGCCCGGTGGGCGTGAATACAGACTCAGTTGCGTCTGCACCTCCCATCCTGAGTATATCCTCGGTGGCTTCTTCCTCCATGACATCAATTGCGTCGTCAATTCTCACAACGCCTTTCATGATTCCCAGGTCATCAACTACCGGTACGCCCAGCAGGTCATATTTGTTGATGACAGAGGCCACCTTTTCCTGATCGTCTTCGAGGCGAACAACGTCCGGGAATTCCCTTGAGATTGACTCGATGCTCTGCTCTGGAGAAGCAAGCAAGAGGTCTGGAAGAGTTACGTACCCTGTCGGTTTGCTATCGCTGTCAACCACATAGACATAGTAGAGCTCATCCGGCTCAGGCGCGCTCTCTCTGAGCAAATCCACAGCCTTTGTAACCGTCATCCCCTTGAAGATGCTGGTGAACTTGGTATCCATAATTCCGCCAGCGCTGTTTTCGGGGAATTTCAGGAGTTCCTTGACTTTGCTCGACTCCTCGAGTGGCAAAGCGGAAAGCACTTCGGCTCTATCTTCAGGCGGCAGTCCTGCTATGATGTCGGCGGCTTCGTCAGAACTCATCTTTCTCGCGAGGCCGGAGATTTCCTTCGGGTCGATGTGGGTGAGTATTGTGTCCAGAGGTTCATCGGCCAGTTCAACAATCACATCGGCAGCAATATCCGTGGGAAGGGTGTGGAAGGCTTCGACTCTGTATTGAGGGGGAAGGGCCTCAATAATTGCGACAATGTCAG encodes:
- a CDS encoding transcriptional regulator, with protein sequence MKEKEYRASRLMRELGAPIRYQIVKFLEGGPKTVSQIAAHVDRTIATVSHHLHILRAIDVVRYDTSKRNVIYRLKATMVPALLAVAERCAAKLEIKRK
- a CDS encoding TlpA family protein disulfide reductase, producing MIECSTEIQKDGEGHGALIRVKSEALMRRAMLVVWAIALCVLSFFACNSYGQIAKIGPDKPRWGELLTVTYDPSAPGAKFSAADKVYIIGWLYFSDRIETVWGEMSGFRHLLMHKLSIKDGVSFVTFYFITMDDWDLRAMVSEMIYRPDGVPGRGAYEQMMSSRDHDYREMFAKEMALYPRNYAAYRTKWFIEASQYDKDSLALIIAQDIDKLSDTVEGEPVGYLYSLSYGYLLLKQEAKSRETLAKMLKGYPSSRLTAHALGDYQYQAFAQNIGGEGPEVVKGWIWETIQRYSNTKFARDKSSSLCWQKDFPLKTMEAICREWIEDEPENPRPYYNLAQAYKVHGEKVEEASSLIEKAVELTHKGKLRLYEDISGSGTEFLLPSGYLVMAELCLMQRNYTGALSAVKAAQALEKETRPESYLVEAQIWRGLSKPSRTESAHVEAWRRGSQEAKDSLEVLYKRKHGSMEGFDEYIRTGSTAGQEEKPSAPSFQVTSLDGKRFDLESLRGKVVVLNFWYLGCAPCRMEIPSLNKLVKAFREKAVVFIAIGLDDDEAMRQFLKETEFAYDVVSKGGRVVSHFGVRGFPTHIIIDQDGLIDTRLTGGSKEIDKNLAPLIERLLGI
- the recO gene encoding DNA repair protein RecO, with the translated sequence MANICKTDAIALKGMRYRETSRIVSLYTKKFGKVKVIAKGIRRPKSRFGSSLEPFTVSNIVFYKREQKELYNISEADIVKEHAALRKDLERISTAYVIIDFLEVANPEESPNIRLYALADSMLDTVEDFPRTLLDLVLWTFLIRAAGMLGYAPVFDRCIKCGKKQEKMGFNPSVGGTVCPQCSLGEGGLWKVSHDSLDLMDRLSKGSLNSDCQKPSAKQAEEISDILRAHLLYHTERNMKSFDFKKSLEASKIFGEKSD
- a CDS encoding class I SAM-dependent methyltransferase, with product MPTDLFEKAPLEIEDLFLLEAFQIGYLPGWIPEREFAEVLFAHPSIERFLRKKCPQVETFVDRLKREFRASVDSHELKNFEKRVLAAISDLLVYNLYPEIYDSAEFHAWDFGEVTSIARLDGKVVLDCGAGTGRVALEAAKSAHRVFAIEPVARLREFIREKAARLELSNLFVVDGFLHSIPFPDGFADVLITSHALGWRLQEELKEFERVVGQGGYIIHCPGTADKQSEDDTHTVLVSPEWGYRLSKYEESDGWKRKYWKRLE
- a CDS encoding tetratricopeptide repeat protein — its product is MTPLEKRLETNKDRFEALSREEHFASAKKCIAKLGGSYRALGLWEDALRVFDIGLSRSLKASDVGGISEFLTWKSNVHYHMGQYGRAIELAAEGLGLEIPDSDRANRISYYLANPYLMLGDIERYIALEEQALEITKKLAGKIPENLEPWILCRLAKGQDMLGVSQKTNPVLTEQVQRFRNLRQTYGIPFSLLILGKNLLGLGKLDEARQTLTESLNLYQKNVQEGFVVDVLVELSEVALTMENCEEARLHVDRAIEEARKGPRKAEGLADKRHLNQALVQGAKVYLRLNGRDRALCFYEEALDLALESNRKLMITELLGLQKTLTDSI
- the mgtE gene encoding magnesium transporter; the encoded protein is MRTSEIVEKVLKHIEAEEVSEIGKILTELHPADIVAIIEALPPQYRVEAFHTLPTDIAADVIVELADEPLDTILTHIDPKEISGLARKMSSDEAADIIAGLPPEDRAEVLSALPLEESSKVKELLKFPENSAGGIMDTKFTSIFKGMTVTKAVDLLRESAPEPDELYYVYVVDSDSKPTGYVTLPDLLLASPEQSIESISREFPDVVRLEDDQEKVASVINKYDLLGVPVVDDLGIMKGVVRIDDAIDVMEEEATEDILRMGGADATESVFTPTGRSVAKRLPWLYINLVTAILAAGIVGLFTKTISAVVTIVVFMPVVANMGGNAGTQTLAVTIRGLALGELTLRNTWSFVLKEAAVGVLKGLAVGFVTAAVAFLWDGNIVLGLVIGLSLVINLFVGSLVGVMIPVTLRRMKLDPALASGVFVTTITDAVGFFSILGLATVFLRYLK
- a CDS encoding 3'-5' exonuclease → MSERQEGVGMNFGKDIVNIDLECTGTDSRLYSICEIGAVLLDRCTLEIKGEFESLIFPYRENFDSRAMKVHGIPKEDLYRAPTLVDVLDTFQLWILREAGVESERKVCLSAWGAYFDIPYLKEAYSFLNREYPFDSRYFDIKAIARWEFALMNQAFTKGGIGRCSRLLNIPFDETRRHRALEDARLGGLVIKELKERRTQSL